A section of the Rhodobacter sp. genome encodes:
- a CDS encoding TIGR01244 family phosphatase translates to MDPRKISDLLSVSPQIAPEDVAKARAAGFRAIVCNRPDGEGADQPSFEEIEAAARAQGMEARYIPVTAGMVRDDDAEAMGVAMRELPGPVLAYCRTGTRSATLWSLSEARTRPITDILAMTKAAGYDMNGVARRIANGGKTPTDTGDAKFDVVIVGAGAGGISVASSLKARKPDLDIALIDPADIHYYQPGWTMVGGGVFDAAVTARTMGELIPRGVHWIKSAVAAFEPANNAVILDGCRVVKYDRLIVSPGLKLDWGRIEGLVETLGRNGVTSNYRYDLAPYTWELVQGLKSGRAIFSQPPMPIKCAGAPQKAMYLSADAWLRRRVLKDIEIQFNNAGGVLFGVKDYVPALEGYVAKYGIKTNFFHTLIAVDGPGRTATFRVARPDSEPETVTTDFDMLHVVPPQVAPDFIRVSPLADAAGWVDVDQNTLRHKSFDNIWSLGDVMNAPNAKTAAAARMQAPVVAQNVADDIDGKGPTSSYNGYGSCPLTVERGKIVLAEFGYGGVLLPSFPKFVIDGTKPSRAAWLLKEKLLPPVYWKGMLRGKEWMVKPEKITARTS, encoded by the coding sequence ATGGATCCGAGGAAAATTTCCGACCTGTTGTCGGTCAGCCCGCAGATTGCGCCCGAAGATGTCGCCAAGGCCCGCGCGGCGGGGTTTCGCGCCATCGTCTGCAATCGCCCCGACGGCGAAGGGGCCGATCAGCCCAGCTTCGAGGAAATCGAAGCCGCCGCGCGCGCGCAGGGCATGGAGGCGCGCTATATCCCCGTGACCGCCGGCATGGTGCGCGATGACGACGCCGAGGCGATGGGCGTCGCCATGCGCGAACTGCCGGGCCCGGTGCTGGCCTATTGCCGCACCGGCACGCGCTCGGCCACGCTGTGGTCGCTGAGCGAGGCCAGGACGCGCCCGATCACCGACATCCTGGCGATGACCAAAGCCGCCGGCTACGACATGAACGGTGTCGCGCGGCGCATCGCCAATGGCGGCAAGACCCCCACCGACACGGGCGACGCGAAATTCGACGTGGTGATCGTCGGCGCGGGCGCCGGCGGGATCTCGGTTGCGTCCAGTCTGAAGGCGCGCAAGCCCGATCTGGACATCGCCCTGATCGATCCGGCCGACATCCACTATTATCAGCCCGGCTGGACCATGGTCGGCGGCGGTGTGTTCGACGCCGCGGTCACGGCCCGCACCATGGGCGAGTTGATTCCCCGCGGCGTGCATTGGATCAAATCCGCCGTCGCCGCCTTTGAGCCGGCCAACAACGCGGTCATCCTGGACGGGTGCCGGGTGGTGAAATACGACCGGCTGATCGTGTCCCCGGGGTTGAAACTGGACTGGGGGCGGATCGAGGGGCTGGTGGAAACCCTGGGACGCAATGGCGTCACCTCGAACTATCGCTATGACCTGGCGCCCTATACCTGGGAGCTGGTGCAGGGGCTGAAATCGGGCCGGGCGATCTTTTCGCAGCCGCCGATGCCCATCAAATGCGCGGGTGCGCCGCAAAAGGCGATGTATCTCAGCGCCGACGCCTGGTTGCGGCGCCGCGTCCTGAAGGACATCGAAATCCAGTTCAACAACGCCGGCGGCGTGCTGTTCGGGGTCAAGGATTACGTCCCCGCGCTGGAGGGCTATGTCGCGAAATACGGCATCAAGACCAATTTCTTCCACACGCTGATCGCCGTGGACGGGCCGGGCCGCACGGCGACCTTCCGCGTCGCCAGGCCGGACTCCGAGCCCGAGACGGTGACCACGGACTTCGACATGCTGCACGTCGTGCCCCCGCAGGTCGCGCCCGATTTCATCCGCGTCTCGCCCCTGGCCGACGCGGCGGGTTGGGTGGATGTCGATCAGAACACCCTCAGGCACAAGAGTTTCGACAACATCTGGTCGCTCGGCGACGTGATGAACGCGCCCAACGCCAAGACCGCCGCCGCCGCGCGGATGCAGGCGCCGGTCGTGGCGCAGAACGTGGCCGACGACATCGACGGCAAGGGCCCGACCTCCAGCTACAATGGCTATGGCTCGTGCCCGCTGACGGTGGAGCGCGGCAAGATCGTGCTGGCCGAATTCGGCTATGGCGGCGTGCTGTTGCCCAGTTTCCCGAAATTCGTGATCGACGGCACCAAACCTTCGCGCGCGGCCTGGCTGCTCAAGGAAAAGCTGCTGCCGCCGGTTTACTGGAAGGGGATGTTGCGCGGCAAGGAATGGATGGTGAAACCCGAAAAGATCACCGCCCGGACCTCGTGA
- the ccmE gene encoding cytochrome c maturation protein CcmE, giving the protein MKNLKKRRRVQIILIAAVALVLSTSLIIYAFQDGINFFRSPSQVQADPPTPNEVFRLGGMVEVGSLVRGQGEEISFRVTDFCSTVDVRYTGILPDLFGENEGTVATGRLVGGVFQATEILAKHDETYMPREVADSLATNGQSTAAAGHPECEYHGNYGATGAAAPASGT; this is encoded by the coding sequence TTGAAGAACCTGAAGAAACGGCGCCGCGTGCAGATCATTCTCATCGCCGCGGTGGCGCTGGTTCTCAGCACCTCGCTGATCATCTACGCCTTTCAGGACGGGATCAATTTCTTCCGTTCGCCCAGCCAGGTGCAGGCCGATCCACCCACCCCGAACGAGGTGTTCCGCCTGGGCGGCATGGTCGAGGTGGGCTCTCTGGTGCGCGGCCAGGGCGAGGAAATCTCGTTTCGGGTGACGGATTTCTGCTCGACCGTGGATGTGCGCTACACCGGCATCCTGCCCGACCTGTTCGGCGAGAACGAGGGCACCGTGGCCACCGGGCGGCTGGTGGGCGGCGTCTTTCAGGCGACCGAGATCCTGGCCAAGCACGACGAGACCTACATGCCCCGCGAAGTCGCGGATTCGCTGGCGACCAACGGGCAGAGCACGGCCGCCGCGGGGCACCCCGAATGCGAATATCACGGCAATTACGGCGCCACGGGTGCCGCCGCGCCGGCCTCGGGCACCTGA
- a CDS encoding indolepyruvate ferredoxin oxidoreductase family protein: protein MNKQVVSLDDKFDLEKSPILLNGTQALVRLMLQQRARDAAAGLNTAGYVTGYRGSPLGAVDLQMARAEPFLRAAQVTFQPGMNEDLAATAIWGSQQAELRGEGRYDGVFALWYGKGPGIDRSGDVMKHANMAGTSPKGGVIMAMGDDHTGESSTVLHQSDWAMIDAYMPIVSPAGVQEILDYGHYAYELSRFSGLWVGLKTMKDTIEATAVVDGNPHRMALVRPDFTMPPGGLNIRLQDTPVAQEARMIDYKRFAAEAFSRVNRMDRRVWGQPGAKIGLVAAGKNWLDLVHALGLLGIDAAEAGRLGITTYKVGQPWPLDMQGFHEWAEGLSLIVVVEEKRKLIEVQVKEAIFDDRRGRRVYGWHKGDSWEHGRQVELFPTRYALDPVMIAEKLGEILIEEGRETDRIRAGLDRLAEARRADNAQDLAQRTPWFCSGCPHNSSTKVPEGSRAYAGIGCHYMVQWMDRATQGFTHMGGEGANWIGESRFSTRKHVFQNLGDGTFNHSGLLAIRAALAAGTTITYKILFNDAVAMTGGQRNEGGLTADQIARELVAMGVNPVVLVYDAKEDVDFSKFPPGIERHERAELMPVQERLAQTEGVSALLYVQTCAAEKRRRRKRGQFPDPDKRVFINPEVCEGCGDCGVQSNCVSIVPVDTELGRKRAIDQSSCNKDFSCLNGFCPSFVTLTGARVRKGATRALELPDLQMPDLPVIEGTHNVVITGVGGTGVVTVGAVLAQAAQIAGLGAGMMEMAGLAQKGGAVHIHLRLANRPEDISAVRVAVGEADAVIGGDLVVTAGARTVGLMTTGRTGAVVNSHEIITGDFTRNTEFRLPINNLEVALQARLRDRLALFDASELARVTLGDSIYSNMMVLGGAWQQGLIPIPLDAIREAIRLNRAAVDGNLRAFDIGRWAVARPQDAAALLHPEAPARGPDPVAHRAARLTAYQNKRLTKRFLALVDTVQDPALRDAVAQGYYKLLAYKDEYEVARLHLQTAEMARETFEGDFSMTFHLAPPILGGTGPDGRPRKRAFGPWMLTGFKLLAVLKPLRGTPFDPFGYSAERREERALIRQFEGDMRAHLPTLGPATRDLLMELALLPLSIRGYGPVKTANAARAAERRAAILDALAKGGAPQRMAAE, encoded by the coding sequence ATGAACAAGCAAGTTGTGAGTCTCGACGACAAGTTCGATCTTGAGAAATCGCCGATCCTGTTGAATGGCACCCAGGCGCTGGTTCGGCTGATGCTGCAACAACGCGCCCGCGACGCGGCGGCGGGGCTGAACACGGCCGGCTATGTGACCGGCTATCGCGGTTCGCCGCTGGGCGCGGTCGATTTGCAGATGGCGCGGGCCGAACCCTTTCTGAGGGCCGCACAGGTCACCTTTCAACCCGGCATGAACGAAGATCTGGCCGCCACCGCGATCTGGGGCAGCCAGCAGGCCGAGTTGCGCGGCGAGGGGCGCTACGACGGGGTCTTTGCGCTGTGGTATGGCAAGGGGCCCGGCATCGACCGCTCGGGCGACGTGATGAAGCACGCCAACATGGCCGGCACCAGCCCCAAGGGCGGCGTCATCATGGCCATGGGCGACGATCACACGGGCGAAAGCTCGACCGTGCTGCATCAGTCGGACTGGGCGATGATCGACGCCTACATGCCCATCGTCTCGCCGGCCGGCGTGCAGGAGATCCTGGATTACGGCCATTATGCCTATGAACTCAGCCGGTTTTCCGGGCTTTGGGTCGGGCTGAAGACGATGAAGGACACGATCGAGGCGACGGCCGTCGTCGATGGCAATCCGCATCGGATGGCCCTGGTGCGGCCTGATTTCACCATGCCGCCCGGCGGGTTGAACATCCGGCTTCAGGACACGCCGGTGGCGCAGGAAGCGCGCATGATCGACTACAAGCGGTTCGCGGCCGAGGCCTTCTCGCGCGTGAACCGGATGGACCGGCGTGTCTGGGGCCAGCCCGGGGCAAAGATCGGCCTGGTCGCGGCGGGGAAGAACTGGCTCGATCTGGTGCACGCACTGGGGCTTCTGGGTATCGACGCGGCCGAGGCCGGGCGGCTGGGCATCACCACCTACAAGGTCGGCCAGCCCTGGCCCCTGGACATGCAGGGCTTCCACGAATGGGCCGAAGGGCTGTCGCTGATCGTCGTCGTCGAGGAAAAGCGCAAGCTGATCGAGGTGCAGGTCAAGGAGGCGATCTTTGACGACCGCCGGGGCCGGCGGGTCTATGGCTGGCACAAGGGCGACAGTTGGGAACACGGCCGGCAGGTCGAATTGTTCCCGACGCGCTATGCGCTCGATCCGGTGATGATCGCCGAGAAGCTGGGCGAGATCCTGATCGAGGAAGGGCGCGAGACCGACCGGATCCGCGCCGGGCTCGATCGTCTGGCCGAGGCACGGCGCGCCGACAACGCGCAGGACCTGGCGCAGCGCACGCCCTGGTTCTGTTCGGGCTGCCCGCACAATTCCTCGACCAAGGTGCCCGAGGGCAGCCGGGCCTACGCCGGGATCGGCTGTCACTACATGGTGCAATGGATGGACCGCGCGACCCAGGGCTTCACCCATATGGGTGGCGAGGGGGCGAACTGGATCGGCGAAAGCCGGTTCTCGACACGCAAGCATGTGTTCCAGAACCTCGGGGACGGAACTTTCAACCACTCGGGCCTGCTGGCGATCCGCGCCGCGTTGGCCGCGGGAACGACGATCACCTACAAGATCCTGTTCAACGACGCCGTCGCCATGACCGGCGGTCAGCGGAACGAGGGGGGGCTGACCGCCGACCAGATCGCGCGCGAACTGGTGGCGATGGGGGTGAACCCCGTGGTGCTGGTCTACGACGCCAAGGAAGACGTCGATTTCAGCAAGTTCCCGCCCGGGATCGAGCGTCACGAACGCGCCGAGCTGATGCCCGTGCAAGAGCGCCTGGCGCAGACCGAAGGGGTCTCGGCGCTGCTCTATGTGCAGACCTGTGCCGCCGAAAAGCGCCGTCGCCGCAAGCGGGGCCAGTTCCCCGATCCCGACAAGCGCGTGTTCATCAACCCCGAGGTCTGCGAGGGATGCGGTGATTGCGGCGTGCAATCCAACTGCGTGTCGATCGTGCCCGTTGACACCGAACTGGGGCGCAAGCGCGCGATCGACCAGTCCTCGTGCAACAAGGATTTCAGCTGTCTCAACGGGTTCTGCCCCTCGTTCGTCACCTTGACCGGGGCGCGGGTGCGCAAGGGCGCGACCCGCGCGCTGGAATTGCCTGACCTTCAAATGCCAGACCTTCCCGTCATCGAAGGCACCCACAACGTCGTCATCACCGGTGTCGGAGGCACCGGGGTGGTGACGGTGGGCGCGGTCCTGGCGCAGGCGGCGCAGATCGCCGGGCTGGGCGCGGGCATGATGGAGATGGCGGGCCTGGCGCAAAAAGGGGGCGCGGTGCATATCCATCTGCGTCTCGCCAACCGGCCCGAAGACATCAGCGCGGTGCGCGTCGCGGTCGGCGAGGCGGACGCGGTGATCGGTGGCGACCTGGTCGTCACGGCGGGCGCCAGGACGGTCGGCCTGATGACCACGGGGCGCACCGGCGCGGTGGTCAACAGCCACGAAATCATCACCGGCGACTTTACCAGGAACACGGAATTCCGGTTGCCTATCAATAATCTGGAGGTCGCTCTTCAAGCGCGTCTCAGGGATCGGTTGGCGCTGTTCGATGCGTCGGAACTGGCGCGCGTGACGCTGGGCGATTCGATCTATTCCAACATGATGGTGCTGGGCGGCGCCTGGCAGCAGGGGCTGATCCCGATCCCGCTGGACGCCATCCGCGAGGCCATCCGCCTGAACCGGGCCGCGGTTGACGGCAATTTGCGGGCGTTTGACATCGGCCGCTGGGCGGTTGCCCGTCCGCAAGACGCGGCCGCGCTTTTGCACCCCGAGGCCCCCGCCCGGGGCCCCGATCCCGTCGCGCACCGCGCCGCGCGGCTGACCGCCTATCAGAACAAACGTCTGACAAAACGGTTCCTCGCGCTGGTCGATACGGTGCAGGACCCGGCGCTGCGCGACGCCGTGGCGCAGGGCTATTACAAGCTTCTGGCCTACAAGGACGAATACGAGGTCGCCCGGCTTCATTTGCAGACCGCCGAGATGGCGCGCGAAACATTCGAGGGCGATTTTTCCATGACCTTTCATCTGGCACCGCCGATTCTGGGTGGCACGGGGCCGGACGGACGGCCGCGCAAGCGTGCCTTTGGGCCCTGGATGCTGACCGGGTTCAAGCTGCTGGCTGTGCTGAAACCGCTGCGCGGCACGCCGTTCGATCCGTTCGGCTATAGCGCCGAGCGGCGTGAGGAGCGCGCGCTGATCCGCCAGTTCGAGGGCGACATGCGCGCGCATCTGCCAACCCTCGGGCCGGCGACCCGCGATCTGCTGATGGAACTGGCGCTGCTGCCGCTGTCGATCCGGGGCTATGGTCCGGTCAAGACCGCGAATGCGGCGCGGGCGGCCGAACGGCGTGCGGCGATCCTCGATGCGTTGGCGAAAGGCGGCGCGCCGCAACGGATGGCGGCCGAATGA
- a CDS encoding holin family protein, which produces MGLIRTLLRGLFRPGSLVEAGQAVTQVADAFRPNATRQMELGHDAFAATQAAYAAEFQHGRGGRFDAFVNGLNRLPRPALALGTLGLFVYAMADPAGFTLRMSGLATVPEPLWWLLGAVVAFYFGARETHYRREAGSPPPPPALSANAQPALSDAAARANPALADWMAQANENRGLD; this is translated from the coding sequence ATGGGCCTGATCCGCACGCTGCTGCGCGGGCTCTTCCGCCCCGGTTCGCTGGTCGAGGCCGGCCAGGCCGTGACCCAGGTCGCCGATGCCTTTCGTCCCAACGCCACACGGCAGATGGAACTGGGCCATGACGCCTTTGCCGCGACCCAGGCCGCCTATGCGGCCGAATTCCAGCACGGGCGCGGCGGGCGGTTCGACGCCTTCGTGAACGGGCTGAACCGCTTGCCGCGCCCGGCGCTGGCGCTGGGCACGCTGGGGCTGTTCGTCTATGCGATGGCCGATCCCGCGGGCTTCACGCTGCGCATGAGCGGCCTTGCGACAGTGCCCGAACCGCTGTGGTGGCTTCTGGGCGCGGTCGTCGCCTTCTACTTCGGTGCGCGCGAAACCCATTACCGCCGCGAGGCCGGCAGCCCGCCGCCGCCGCCCGCCCTTTCGGCGAACGCGCAACCCGCGCTTTCGGATGCCGCCGCCCGGGCCAACCCGGCCCTGGCCGACTGGATGGCCCAGGCCAACGAAAACCGGGGCCTCGACTGA
- a CDS encoding peptidoglycan-binding protein, which produces MRTPRDLAEEIVAREGGYVNDPNDPGGATNFGVTIHTMRRLGLDLTRDGQVTEADVRALTRAQAIEIFLDHYYRRPGVAALPEGLQPSVFDMYVNAGGNAVRVLQRLLIAMGYDLDVDGVIGPQTIRAAQAAARAAPDHIADAYGIARRDYYYSLADHRPASRRYARRRDGGKGGWILRAEEFIAPRYHLTEAEHRQRTASWA; this is translated from the coding sequence ATGCGCACACCGCGCGACCTGGCCGAAGAGATCGTCGCCCGCGAGGGCGGCTATGTGAACGACCCCAACGACCCGGGCGGTGCCACGAATTTCGGCGTGACCATCCACACCATGCGGCGCCTTGGGCTGGATCTGACCCGCGACGGGCAGGTGACCGAGGCCGACGTGCGCGCCTTGACGCGTGCGCAGGCGATCGAGATATTCCTCGACCATTACTATCGCCGCCCCGGCGTCGCCGCGCTGCCCGAGGGTCTGCAACCCTCGGTTTTCGACATGTATGTGAATGCCGGCGGCAACGCGGTGCGGGTGCTGCAACGGCTGCTGATCGCGATGGGCTATGACCTCGATGTGGACGGGGTCATCGGGCCACAGACGATCCGCGCCGCGCAGGCGGCCGCGCGCGCCGCCCCCGACCATATCGCCGATGCCTATGGCATCGCGCGGCGCGACTATTACTACAGCCTCGCCGATCACCGCCCGGCCTCGAGACGCTACGCGCGCCGCCGCGACGGCGGCAAGGGCGGCTGGATCCTGCGCGCCGAGGAATTCATTGCCCCCCGGTATCACCTCACCGAGGCCGAGCATCGCCAGAGGACCGCGTCATGGGCCTGA
- the sulP gene encoding sulfate permease, translating to MSFRLSQYVPVLDWGRTYNREALSNDLVAAVIVTIMLIPQSLAYALLAGLPPEAGIYASIVPIIFYAIFGTSRALAVGPVAVVSLMTAAAIGNIAETGTMGYALAALTLAFLSGAFLLFLGVFRLGFLANFLSHPVIAGFITASGILIASSQLKHIFGISGGGDNLIEVLESLFAHLGNTNPITLAIGISATAFLFWVRKGLKPLLRKAGLGPKLSDILTKAGPVAAVLVTTLLTWGLGLADRGVSVVGSVPQSLPPLTMPSFSPDLLKQLLIPAILISIIGFVESISVAQTLAAKKRQRINPDQELIGLGAANLGAAFTGGYPVTGGFARSVVNFDAGAETPAAGAYTAVGLAIAAVALTPLVYFLPKATLAATIIVAVLSLVDFSILKKTWGYSRADFMAVAATILLTLGFGVETGVSAGVVLSILLHLFKTSKPHVAEVGLVPGTQHFRNVLRHKVETDDRLLSLRVDESLYFVNARFLEDMIQDRVTRDGPIRHVVLMCSAVNEVDYSALESLESINTRLRDLGVGLHLSEVKGPVMDRLRKSHLIDDLNGRVFQSQFDAWRVLTGAPRPVPAAAE from the coding sequence ATGTCCTTCCGTTTGAGCCAATATGTCCCGGTGCTGGACTGGGGCCGCACCTACAACCGCGAGGCGCTGTCGAACGACCTCGTGGCCGCCGTGATCGTGACGATCATGCTGATCCCGCAATCGCTGGCCTACGCGCTGCTGGCCGGCCTGCCGCCCGAGGCCGGGATCTATGCGTCGATCGTGCCGATCATCTTCTACGCGATCTTCGGCACCTCGCGCGCGCTGGCCGTCGGGCCGGTCGCGGTGGTGTCGCTGATGACCGCCGCCGCGATCGGCAACATCGCCGAGACAGGCACGATGGGGTATGCGCTGGCGGCGCTGACGCTGGCGTTCCTGTCGGGCGCGTTCCTGTTGTTCCTGGGGGTGTTCCGGCTGGGGTTCCTGGCGAATTTCCTCAGCCACCCGGTGATCGCGGGTTTCATCACGGCCTCGGGCATCCTGATCGCGTCGAGCCAGTTGAAGCATATCTTCGGCATCAGCGGCGGCGGGGACAACCTGATCGAGGTGCTGGAATCGCTGTTCGCGCATCTGGGCAACACCAATCCGATCACCCTGGCCATCGGGATCAGCGCCACGGCGTTCCTGTTCTGGGTGCGCAAGGGGCTGAAACCCCTGCTGCGCAAGGCCGGTCTGGGGCCGAAACTGTCCGACATCCTGACCAAGGCGGGCCCGGTCGCGGCGGTCCTGGTCACGACGCTGCTGACCTGGGGGCTGGGCCTGGCGGATCGCGGCGTGTCGGTCGTGGGATCCGTGCCGCAATCGCTGCCACCGCTGACGATGCCGTCCTTCTCGCCCGATCTGCTGAAGCAACTGCTGATCCCGGCGATCCTGATCTCGATCATCGGCTTCGTGGAATCGATCTCGGTCGCGCAGACCCTGGCTGCGAAAAAGCGTCAGCGCATCAATCCCGACCAGGAGTTGATCGGCCTGGGCGCGGCGAACCTGGGGGCGGCCTTTACCGGCGGATACCCGGTGACGGGCGGTTTCGCGCGTTCGGTGGTGAACTTCGACGCGGGCGCCGAAACCCCGGCAGCCGGCGCCTATACCGCGGTGGGCCTGGCGATCGCCGCCGTCGCGCTGACGCCACTGGTCTATTTCCTGCCCAAGGCCACGCTGGCCGCGACGATCATCGTCGCCGTCCTGTCGCTGGTGGATTTCTCGATCCTGAAGAAGACCTGGGGCTATTCGCGCGCGGATTTCATGGCCGTCGCGGCGACGATCCTGCTGACGCTGGGGTTCGGGGTGGAGACCGGCGTGTCGGCCGGCGTCGTGCTGTCGATCCTGCTGCATCTGTTCAAGACCTCGAAGCCGCATGTGGCCGAGGTCGGCCTGGTGCCCGGCACGCAGCATTTCCGCAACGTGCTGCGCCACAAGGTCGAAACCGATGACCGGCTGCTGAGCCTGCGCGTGGACGAGAGCCTCTATTTCGTGAACGCCCGCTTTCTCGAGGACATGATCCAGGACCGCGTCACCCGCGACGGGCCGATCCGCCACGTGGTGCTGATGTGCTCGGCGGTGAACGAGGTGGATTATTCCGCGCTGGAAAGCCTGGAATCGATCAACACCCGTCTCAGGGATCTGGGCGTCGGCCTGCATCTGAGCGAGGTGAAGGGCCCGGTCATGGACCGCCTGCGCAAGTCGCATCTGATCGATGACCTCAACGGGCGGGTGTTCCAGTCGCAATTTGACGCCTGGCGCGTGCTGACCGGGGCGCCCCGTCCGGTTCCGGCGGCGGCCGAGTGA
- a CDS encoding lysophospholipid acyltransferase family protein, whose translation MTFALHDTPPRTLSRKPPAVRPTRDVTRDFTYAHSTGSVPARLVIRALENATGRLALMRRAAGYQGDVAQGRDVWRVMMERFGLRLDVIRGSLGAIPADGPLVLVANHPFGILDGLVLGHILSAVRQGEFRIMAHQVFQRAEDLRRVILPIDFAGTRAAQAANLETRAAAIRYLRQGGAIGIFPGGTVATGARPFAEAMDPVWRGFTARMIAKSGATVVPICFEGQNSRLFQVASHLSTTLRMGLLVREFAARTDSTVRLSVGEPIPAEALRTSVSDAKQVMDFLRRRTYDLSPTVSDPARLGHEFEAHYRQ comes from the coding sequence ATGACCTTTGCGCTGCACGACACCCCGCCCCGCACCCTGTCCCGCAAGCCGCCCGCCGTGCGCCCCACGCGGGACGTCACGCGCGACTTCACCTATGCCCATTCCACCGGGTCCGTGCCCGCGCGCCTGGTGATCCGCGCGCTGGAGAACGCCACCGGGCGGCTGGCCCTGATGCGCCGCGCCGCCGGGTATCAGGGCGATGTGGCGCAGGGGCGCGATGTCTGGCGGGTGATGATGGAGCGCTTCGGCCTCAGGCTGGATGTGATCCGGGGCTCGCTGGGCGCGATTCCCGCAGACGGGCCGCTGGTGCTGGTCGCGAACCACCCGTTCGGCATTCTGGACGGTCTGGTCCTGGGGCACATCCTGTCGGCGGTGCGCCAGGGCGAATTCCGGATCATGGCGCATCAGGTCTTTCAGCGCGCCGAGGACCTGCGCCGCGTGATCCTGCCGATCGACTTTGCGGGAACCCGCGCGGCGCAGGCGGCCAATCTGGAAACCCGGGCCGCTGCGATCCGCTACCTGCGCCAGGGGGGTGCGATCGGCATTTTTCCGGGCGGCACCGTGGCGACGGGCGCGCGCCCCTTTGCGGAGGCGATGGATCCGGTCTGGCGCGGCTTTACCGCGCGGATGATCGCGAAATCCGGCGCCACCGTGGTGCCGATCTGCTTCGAGGGGCAGAATTCGCGGCTGTTCCAGGTTGCCAGCCATCTCAGCACGACCCTGCGCATGGGCCTTTTGGTGCGGGAATTCGCGGCCAGGACGGACAGCACGGTGCGCCTGTCGGTGGGCGAACCGATCCCCGCCGAGGCGCTGCGCACATCGGTGTCAGATGCGAAACAGGTCATGGATTTTCTGCGTCGCAGGACGTATGACTTGTCGCCGACGGTCTCGGACCCGGCCCGCCTGGGCCACGAATTCGAGGCGCATTACCGGCAATAG
- a CDS encoding aspartate/glutamate racemase family protein: MAVGVFDSGLGGLTVLDALVKRLPDVPFVYFGDNANTPYGTRDADDIYRLTTAGVQRLFDEGCDLVILACNTASAAALRRMQEHWIPQGKRVLGVFVPLIEALTERQWGDNSPPREVAVKHVALFATPATVASRAFQRELAFRAIGVDVEAQPCGGVVDAIEQGDMILAEALVHSHVEALHRRMPRPEAAVLGCTHYPLMEDAFRAALGPDVQVYSQPDLVAASLDDYLKRHPEMIGPGTESAFLTTGDPVAVGHKATQFLRRRIPFRAA, translated from the coding sequence ATGGCAGTAGGCGTATTCGATTCCGGGCTCGGTGGGCTCACGGTTCTGGATGCGCTGGTCAAGCGTTTGCCAGACGTGCCCTTCGTCTATTTCGGTGACAACGCGAACACGCCCTATGGCACGCGCGACGCAGACGACATCTATCGCCTGACCACCGCCGGCGTGCAGCGCCTGTTCGACGAAGGGTGCGATCTGGTGATCCTGGCCTGCAACACGGCCTCGGCCGCGGCGCTGCGGCGGATGCAGGAACATTGGATCCCGCAGGGCAAGCGCGTGCTGGGCGTTTTCGTGCCCCTGATCGAGGCCCTGACCGAACGGCAATGGGGCGACAATTCCCCGCCGCGCGAGGTGGCGGTCAAGCATGTCGCGCTGTTCGCCACCCCGGCGACCGTCGCCAGCCGCGCCTTTCAGCGCGAACTGGCCTTTCGCGCGATCGGTGTCGATGTCGAGGCCCAGCCTTGCGGCGGCGTGGTCGATGCGATCGAACAGGGCGACATGATCCTGGCCGAGGCATTGGTGCATTCCCATGTCGAGGCCCTGCATCGCCGGATGCCCCGCCCCGAGGCCGCCGTCCTGGGCTGCACCCATTACCCGCTGATGGAGGACGCCTTTCGCGCCGCCCTCGGCCCCGATGTGCAGGTCTATTCCCAGCCCGATCTGGTGGCGGCCAGTCTCGACGACTATCTCAAGCGCCACCCCGAGATGATCGGCCCCGGCACCGAGAGCGCCTTTCTGACCACCGGCGATCCTGTCGCGGTCGGCCACAAGGCGACGCAATTCCTGCGCCGCCGGATTCCCTTCCGCGCCGCATGA